A region of the Bacteroidota bacterium genome:
GGCATTTTGGAATCTACGCGTTGTATGTCATGTTTTATCCTCAGCTGGTAGCCGGGCCTATTGAACGGCCCCAAAATATGCTTCATCAATTCCGTGAAGAACATTATTTTGATTTTGACCGTTTGACTGAGGGGCTCAGAATGATGCTGTGGGGCTATTTTAAGAAGGTCGTTATTGCCGACAGGCTTGCTTTATATGTGGATCCGGTTTATAACAATCCTCATGCATACACGGGATCTACCTTTATCCTGGCAACCTTTTTTTTCGCTTTTCAAATCTATTGTGATTTTAGCGGTTACTCGGATATCGCTATTGGAAGCGCCCACATCATGGGGTTCAAACTGATGCAAAATTTTAAATTACCTTATTTCTCCAATTCCATCGGTACTTTTTGGAAACGCTGGCATATTTCACTTTCAAGCTGGTTCTCGGATTATGTATATATACCCCTGGGAGGCAACAGGGTGAAATTTCTAAGGTGGGTTTTTAATGTTTTGACTGTGTTTACTATCAGCGGGCTCTGGCACGGCGCCAACTGGACCTATATTATTTGGGGAGCCTTACATGGGTTTTATTATTTACTCGAACGTTCCGTTAAAAAGTTACTCCACTTTATTTTCGGTGATTTCGAACTGAAGTCTGTTTTTCGCGTTATCCCGGTAATTTTAACCTTTACCATGGTCTCTTTTGCCATGATATTTTTCAGGTCTAAGGATCTGGACACTGCCTGGTATATAATATCCGGAATTTTTTCAAATCCTGTTTCCCAAATATATATGGGTAATTCTCAATTTGTCACTTTTTTATCCGTGCTTTCGCTTTTATTCTTGTTTTTCGTGGAATATCTTCAATATAAAGGCCTGGTAACCCTGTATTTTTCTGAATCCAAAGTAACCCGGCCAGTCCGTTGGGCTGCCTATATTTTTATGCTGTTTTCCATTTCCATGTTGGGCATTGGGGGGAATAGTTTTATTTATTTTCAATTTTAAGGCCATGAAATTCTGGGTGTTAAAAAATTTGAGATGTCTGGAATTGTTGTCCAAATACTCCATGTTTATTCTGTTAATTGTTATAATGG
Encoded here:
- a CDS encoding MBOAT family O-acyltransferase, whose translation is MLFNSLNFIAFFLVVTTSYFLLPHRYRWFLLLMSSCYFYMVFVPVYILILGFTIVVDYFAGRLLESSKDKKRKWFLIASLVANIGVLAFFKYYNFLNENLTLLLKNFNIGNPIPYLSILLPIGLSFHTFQAMSYTIEVYRGHQKAERHFGIYALYVMFYPQLVAGPIERPQNMLHQFREEHYFDFDRLTEGLRMMLWGYFKKVVIADRLALYVDPVYNNPHAYTGSTFILATFFFAFQIYCDFSGYSDIAIGSAHIMGFKLMQNFKLPYFSNSIGTFWKRWHISLSSWFSDYVYIPLGGNRVKFLRWVFNVLTVFTISGLWHGANWTYIIWGALHGFYYLLERSVKKLLHFIFGDFELKSVFRVIPVILTFTMVSFAMIFFRSKDLDTAWYIISGIFSNPVSQIYMGNSQFVTFLSVLSLLFLFFVEYLQYKGLVTLYFSESKVTRPVRWAAYIFMLFSISMLGIGGNSFIYFQF